The genomic interval TGGTCGAGTCGGGTCCATGTCCGGGATCACCGTGGTCACACCCATCACGGCGTCGAACAAACCGAACAATGGAAAGCACGCGAGGTCTTTGCTGCCGCGATGGATGTCGTAACGCGCGCGGATGCGATCGATTTGCGAATGAAATGTTCCGTGCGTGTAGAGCACGCCCTTGGGTGGACCGGTGCTGCCGGTGGTGAAGATGATTGCGGCGGGATCACCATCAGTGACGCTCGGCATCGCGACGTCGGTTGAATCCAGTGGCTTTTCGCCGAGCGATTTGATTTGCGCCAGCGTTTTTCCACCCCAAAACCAGCGACGCCCCACCGTCACGTTCCACCGAGCGTCAGGAAATCGACCACGCAGGACCGAGCGTACGGCTTGCGCTTTGGGGATTCCCACAAATCCATCTGGTCGAGCGTCCGCCAGGCAGCGAACCAAGTGTTTGCGGCCCATTCCGGGGTCGATCAATACGGACACCACGCCTGCTTTGAGCAATGCAAAGACGAGCTCAATGAATTGAGCGCTGAACGGGACCAGCATCGCCAGACGCATGCCCGGGCGAACGCCCCAACGCAGCAATCCCCTCGCGATGGCTTCGCTGGATTCGTCCAAGCTCTGAAAGGTTGTCAGCGAGTAACTTCGATTGCCGTCAGGTTGGGGCGGACCGTCGGGTTGTGCAATGGCGATCCCTCCGGGCGTCAATCCGGCGATGGCCCTCAGTCGTGCGGCAACGTTTCGATCCGTAGATGTCATGAGGAAACCGCCGCGTTTGCATCAGGAACGCAGGTTTGCTGCAGGGCATGAATGATCCGCTCGGCCAAGTTTTCGTGGATCACACTTTGAGCACCCCGCCAACCTGGAATCGCGTTGACCTCCAACAACATCGGACCCTGGTCGGAATCGATGAAGTCCACCGATGCAAAGGTCAGTCCGATCCGTTTGGTGATCCGCAACGCTTGTCCTGTCAGTTGTTCGCTGGGCGTGATTCGCGAAGGCAAGGCGCCGACGGACACATTGGTGCGAAAGTCGGCGGGATTTTCTCGCCTGATCGCGAACACATCTTCGCCGATCACCAAAAGTCGTGTATCACGGCCTCCCGGCAAAACGAATTTCTGAACATAGAAAACGGCATCCAAACGCTCGAGAGTCGCAAACGTGTACCAAGCGAGTTGTTCGTCCGTGATCCGCATCACCCCGCGTCCTTCGCCGCCAAAGATCGGTTTGACCACGCAGTCGCCGCCGAGTTCGCGAAACGCGTCCATTGCTGCGCGACGCGATTGGACGACTCGTGTTGCCGGTACGGCGAAACCCAAGTTTGCGGCAACGGCCAGAGTCGCGAACTTGTCGATCGCAACCTCCAATCCCCGCGGCGAGTTGATGATTGGGTAACCGGCTGCTGCGTGCGCGTGCAGGATCGCCAGACGAAACGTGATCTGTTCCATCGATCCGGCTGGCATCGTGCGTGTCAAGATCGCGTCGAATTCGCTCAACCTCCCCGCATCGCAACGCAACTGGACGGGGCTGCGAGAGTCGTTCGACGCATCAATGTCAGACTGCAGCGATTCATAGCTCGCTTGCGAGAGCGACACGCCGGCGTGATCGGCCGCGGCGGCGAGTTGATCGAAGTGCCAACCGGGGCCACCGCCCAGCACGAGAAAACGGAAGCCGGTCATGACCCCAACGAAGCCCTTAACCCGAACGAGGTTCTGAGCACATCGACGTCGAGTTTGCCTGCGGAGAACGTGCGGCCGGAACAAAGGTTGTGGATCGTCACCATCGCGGGACTGAACAACAATGGGTCGACCTTATAGAAATCGTATTCGTAGTCCTTGAAGATTTGTGCGAAGGGACGCCCGTAGTCGGACGAGGAACAACTGGGGACTTCCGCGATCAACTCGGCGACTTCCTCATCATCGCACTCCACCCACAAAGTCACGCGGGCTCCGTACAGCATCGCATCGTTGGTTCGTCCGATTCCGGCAACCATGTCGCCCGGTTTTGCGGGCGGCGGCAGCGGAGCGAAACCGGTTGCCGAAATGATGGAGGTCACGTCAAACTCCAGTTCGTGCAGTTTGTGCATGGCAGTTTCGATGCTTCTCGCGACCACTTGGACGCTGCCGGCGATCGAAGTGCTGGGGGCAATCGCCAGAGAGATTTTATCAGGCGATACACCACAGTCTTTGGCGATCAACGCGATGGCCGATGCACTGGGATACTTGTCCGACTCCAAGACTCCCACTGCATGTTCGCTCGGTTCGGTAAGCCCCAGTTCAGTCAGCACCGGTTCTTTGCCCCTCAGCAAACGCATCGGGCCGCTGCCCATGGCAAAGAAATCGTCGGTCTGAATCGGCCACCCTGCGTACTGGCATCCGAGGCAGGAGATCAGTGGATTGTCGGTGTGAACGAACACACCGTTTTCAACGGCGAATGTGCCGGGGTCGCAGGGAGTGATGCTCACGTCGGCTTCACCGCCCATGCAGATTTTGGCCAACAGGAGTCCAGCGGCAAGCGAACCGGGGCGATTGATGCCGGCGTCCAGCAGCGTCGCACCTTCGACCGACGCCACGCATGTGCCGCGAATCGCATTGTCAGACGGGCTGCGGGGGATCCATCGGGCGGCTCGTGAATTGATGGACAGCATCTGCGACTCATTCGGGTTGGCATTCATGAGAAAAAATGTCTCGCAAGATCGCCTGCCTGTCTAGCGGGCTGTTGATTTGGCGCGTCACGCAATCCTTGTGAGCCGATGGCGCTAGCCACGGGCCTTGTGAGCCGATGGCGCTAGCCACGGGCTTCGAAGGGTTCGATCATGACCATAAAGCCCGCGGCTATCGCCGTCGGCTCACTCAATCAACGGGACTGCACAAAACCGACTCAATACGTCATCTTAACAAGTGCCGTTTTTGACAGAATCCTCACGCAGTCCAGCAATCCCCGGCAACGCGACATGGCCCTCGACATCATCATGCATCCCCACCCGACCCTGCGGTATCAGAGCAAGCCGATACGGCGGGTGGATGCCGAATTACGCAAGATTGTCGACGAGATGTTTGACTTGATGTACGAATCCAGCGGCGTCGGACTTGCGGCCAACCAAGTGAACTTGCCGCTCAAGCTGTTTGTCGCCAACCCGTCTGGGGTTCGCGGGGACGGCGAAGAATTTGTTGTCATCAATCCGGAAATCCAACGCCCCAAAGGCAGCGAAGTAGCCGAGGAGGGTTGCTTGAGTCTGCCCGGTGTGCTGGGAGATGTGAAACGCCCCAAGTCGATTCAGTTGAGTGCTTACGATTTGAAGGGAAACGCGGTGGACGTGACCGTGGATGGATTCCTGGCGCGAGTCTTTCAACATGAAATCGATCACCTCAACGGCATCATGTTCTTTGATCGAATGGCCGATGATGCTTTGGCGGAGATCGCGGGCAGGATCCAAGAGTTCGAGCTGGATTTTCGCTCCCGTCAGTCCGCCGGCG from Stieleria varia carries:
- a CDS encoding ATP-grasp domain-containing protein; this translates as MTGFRFLVLGGGPGWHFDQLAAAADHAGVSLSQASYESLQSDIDASNDSRSPVQLRCDAGRLSEFDAILTRTMPAGSMEQITFRLAILHAHAAAGYPIINSPRGLEVAIDKFATLAVAANLGFAVPATRVVQSRRAAMDAFRELGGDCVVKPIFGGEGRGVMRITDEQLAWYTFATLERLDAVFYVQKFVLPGGRDTRLLVIGEDVFAIRRENPADFRTNVSVGALPSRITPSEQLTGQALRITKRIGLTFASVDFIDSDQGPMLLEVNAIPGWRGAQSVIHENLAERIIHALQQTCVPDANAAVSS
- the mch gene encoding methenyltetrahydromethanopterin cyclohydrolase, which translates into the protein MNANPNESQMLSINSRAARWIPRSPSDNAIRGTCVASVEGATLLDAGINRPGSLAAGLLLAKICMGGEADVSITPCDPGTFAVENGVFVHTDNPLISCLGCQYAGWPIQTDDFFAMGSGPMRLLRGKEPVLTELGLTEPSEHAVGVLESDKYPSASAIALIAKDCGVSPDKISLAIAPSTSIAGSVQVVARSIETAMHKLHELEFDVTSIISATGFAPLPPPAKPGDMVAGIGRTNDAMLYGARVTLWVECDDEEVAELIAEVPSCSSSDYGRPFAQIFKDYEYDFYKVDPLLFSPAMVTIHNLCSGRTFSAGKLDVDVLRTSFGLRASLGS
- the def gene encoding peptide deformylase gives rise to the protein MALDIIMHPHPTLRYQSKPIRRVDAELRKIVDEMFDLMYESSGVGLAANQVNLPLKLFVANPSGVRGDGEEFVVINPEIQRPKGSEVAEEGCLSLPGVLGDVKRPKSIQLSAYDLKGNAVDVTVDGFLARVFQHEIDHLNGIMFFDRMADDALAEIAGRIQEFELDFRSRQSAGGLADDATLLAELTQWTDKYA